The following coding sequences are from one Ruficoccus amylovorans window:
- the cas1 gene encoding type II CRISPR-associated endonuclease Cas1 yields the protein MSYHIINIDSPRCSISCRQGQLTCIDEDGRTKQAPLEDVAAIVITSFSAQLHSHLLLEAAKHGVALVICERFQPVSLLLPANRSSDTLLTKAALSLERKKVDVLWRKTLDAKCLNQTLYAEFLVPEHAKLDVLRKRALGKAQSKEGTCARYYWGIFADALGLKDFKRARDGGGVNDLLNFGYAVLLSLTLQKLLACGLDPTLGISHEVRERSTPLAYDIMEPFRPCVDSRVARWLMEEVEAGDYRIDGRFRHYITEFILERVGYLGLEMDLKNCLESVVRSFRSAVLTGQTRSYKPWTPSNSKWAG from the coding sequence ATGTCCTACCACATTATCAACATCGACTCACCGCGCTGCAGCATCAGTTGCCGCCAGGGGCAGTTGACCTGTATTGATGAAGATGGAAGGACCAAGCAGGCTCCGCTGGAGGATGTTGCCGCCATTGTTATTACCAGCTTTTCGGCTCAATTGCATAGCCATCTGCTGTTGGAGGCAGCGAAGCACGGAGTTGCACTTGTCATCTGTGAGCGGTTTCAGCCTGTCAGCCTGCTTTTACCCGCTAACCGCTCAAGCGATACCCTGCTCACCAAGGCGGCACTGTCGCTCGAACGTAAAAAAGTGGATGTGCTGTGGCGCAAAACACTCGATGCGAAGTGTCTAAATCAGACTCTGTATGCTGAGTTCTTGGTCCCGGAACATGCCAAACTCGATGTGTTGAGAAAACGAGCCCTCGGCAAGGCTCAATCAAAGGAGGGAACCTGTGCCAGATATTATTGGGGGATTTTTGCCGATGCACTCGGCCTGAAGGATTTTAAACGGGCGCGCGATGGGGGAGGGGTCAATGACCTGCTGAACTTCGGCTACGCCGTCCTGTTATCGCTTACGCTACAGAAGCTCCTGGCATGCGGACTTGATCCGACCCTCGGGATCTCCCACGAGGTGCGTGAGCGCTCGACCCCGCTGGCCTACGATATCATGGAGCCATTCCGCCCTTGTGTGGATTCTCGGGTGGCTCGTTGGCTGATGGAGGAGGTCGAGGCGGGAGATTATCGGATAGATGGCCGGTTTCGCCACTACATCACGGAGTTTATATTGGAACGTGTGGGCTACCTCGGACTGGAGATGGATCTCAAAAACTGTCTGGAATCAGTGGTGCGGAGTTTTCGCAGCGCCGTTTTAA